From the Sphingomonas phyllosphaerae 5.2 genome, one window contains:
- a CDS encoding peptidylprolyl isomerase, with protein MTLDGGDVTIRLRPDLAPEHVARIAELANDGFYDGVVFHRVIPGFMAQGGDPTGTGMHGSDKPNLKQEFSKESHVRGTCSMARTMDPNSANSQFFICFDDARFLDGQYTVWGEVTEGMELIDALPKGEPPANPGKIVSMKAA; from the coding sequence ATGACCCTTGACGGCGGCGACGTGACCATTCGCCTGCGCCCCGATCTGGCGCCCGAGCATGTCGCGCGCATCGCCGAGCTGGCGAACGACGGCTTCTACGACGGCGTGGTGTTCCACCGCGTGATCCCGGGCTTCATGGCGCAGGGCGGCGATCCGACCGGCACCGGCATGCACGGATCGGACAAGCCGAACCTCAAGCAGGAGTTCTCCAAGGAGTCGCATGTGCGCGGCACCTGTTCGATGGCGAGGACGATGGACCCGAATTCGGCGAACTCGCAGTTCTTCATCTGCTTCGACGACGCCCGCTTCCTTGACGGCCAGTATACCGTGTGGGGCGAAGTGACCGAGGGCATGGAACTGATCGACGCATTGCCCAAGGGCGAGCCGCCCGCGAACCCGGGCAAGATCGTGTCGATGAAGGCAGCGTGA
- a CDS encoding CDC48 family AAA ATPase, producing MADADEKLVKLQVANARPEDSGRGVAHLPRAVFAALGITDGDVVEIVGKKTTPARAIGPYAEDEGLELVRIDGLQRANAGVGSGDFVEVRRAESKAATRVVFAPAQQNLRLQGSTSALKRTFFGRPLCAGDIVATAGHQRVQNMPPGMERYVNAPAYALQEIRLLVVSANPKGVVHIDESTEIELRPEYEEPQATRRADVTYDDIGGMAATIDQLREMVELPLRYPELFQRLGVDPPKGVLLHGPPGTGKTRLARAVANESDAQFFLINGPEIMGSAYGESEQRLRQVFEEASKAAPSIVFIDEIDSIAPKRGQVSGEAEKRVVAQLLTLMDGLEARANLVVIAATNRPEAIDEALRRPGRFDREIIVGVPDERGRREILGIHTRGMPLGDRVDLDELARMTFGFVGADMAALTREAAIEAVRRIMPKLNLEDRTVPSEVLDTLAVTREDFTEALKRVQPSAMREVMVQAPTTRWSDVGGLDDAQMRLKEGVELPLKTPDAFRRLGIRPAKGFLLYGPPGTGKTLLAKAVAREAQANFIATKSSDLLSKWYGESEQQIARLFQRARQVAPTVIFIDELDSLVPARGGGLGEPQVTERVVNTILAEMDGLEELQSVVVIGATNRPNLVDPALLRPGRFDELIYVGLPSTAGRRRILDIQTQKMPLAPDVDLDAVATRAERFTGADLEDVVRRAGLIALRESLDTREVRMAHFERALEESRASVTPEVERDYEQMAARLKQEANAIQPIGFIAPGQLTARPGGKLA from the coding sequence ATGGCGGATGCCGACGAGAAACTGGTGAAGTTGCAGGTCGCGAACGCGCGGCCCGAGGATAGCGGGCGCGGTGTCGCGCACCTCCCGCGCGCCGTATTCGCTGCGCTGGGCATCACCGATGGCGACGTCGTCGAGATCGTCGGCAAGAAGACCACCCCGGCGCGTGCGATCGGCCCCTATGCCGAGGACGAGGGACTGGAGCTGGTCCGCATCGACGGGTTGCAGCGCGCCAATGCCGGGGTCGGATCGGGCGATTTCGTCGAGGTTCGCCGCGCCGAATCGAAGGCGGCGACGCGCGTGGTGTTTGCGCCGGCGCAGCAGAACCTCCGCTTGCAGGGTTCGACCAGCGCGTTGAAGCGGACGTTCTTCGGGCGACCGCTGTGCGCGGGTGACATCGTCGCGACCGCGGGCCATCAGCGGGTCCAGAACATGCCGCCGGGAATGGAGCGCTATGTCAACGCGCCCGCTTATGCCCTGCAGGAGATCCGGCTGCTGGTCGTCTCTGCCAATCCCAAGGGCGTCGTGCATATCGACGAGAGCACCGAGATCGAGCTGCGTCCCGAATATGAGGAACCGCAGGCGACGCGGCGTGCCGACGTTACCTACGACGATATCGGCGGGATGGCGGCGACGATCGACCAGCTGCGCGAGATGGTCGAATTGCCGTTGCGCTATCCGGAGCTGTTCCAGCGGCTTGGCGTAGATCCGCCCAAGGGGGTGCTGCTGCATGGCCCGCCCGGCACCGGCAAGACGCGACTCGCCCGTGCGGTGGCCAACGAATCGGACGCGCAATTTTTCCTGATCAACGGGCCGGAGATCATGGGCTCGGCCTATGGCGAATCGGAACAGCGGCTCCGGCAGGTGTTCGAGGAAGCGAGCAAGGCCGCGCCGTCGATCGTGTTCATCGACGAGATCGATTCGATCGCCCCCAAGCGCGGGCAGGTGTCGGGCGAGGCGGAGAAGCGCGTCGTCGCGCAATTGCTGACGCTGATGGACGGGCTGGAGGCGCGCGCCAATCTGGTGGTGATCGCGGCGACCAACCGCCCGGAGGCGATCGACGAGGCATTGCGGCGGCCTGGCCGTTTCGATCGCGAGATCATCGTCGGTGTCCCCGACGAGCGCGGGCGCCGCGAGATCCTCGGCATCCACACCCGCGGCATGCCGCTGGGCGACCGTGTCGACCTGGACGAACTGGCACGGATGACGTTCGGCTTCGTCGGCGCGGACATGGCGGCGCTGACCCGCGAGGCCGCGATCGAGGCGGTGCGGCGGATCATGCCGAAGCTGAACCTCGAGGACCGAACCGTTCCGTCCGAGGTGCTGGACACGCTGGCGGTCACGCGCGAGGACTTCACCGAGGCGCTCAAGCGCGTGCAGCCGAGCGCGATGCGCGAGGTGATGGTGCAGGCGCCGACCACGCGCTGGTCCGACGTCGGCGGGCTGGACGACGCGCAGATGCGGCTGAAGGAAGGCGTCGAGCTGCCGCTGAAGACGCCGGACGCGTTCCGGCGGCTGGGGATCCGCCCGGCCAAGGGCTTCCTGCTGTACGGGCCGCCCGGCACCGGCAAGACCTTGCTGGCGAAGGCGGTGGCGCGCGAGGCGCAGGCGAACTTCATCGCGACCAAATCCAGCGACCTTCTGAGCAAATGGTATGGCGAAAGCGAGCAGCAGATCGCGCGGCTGTTCCAGCGCGCGCGACAGGTGGCGCCGACGGTGATCTTCATCGACGAGCTCGATTCGCTGGTGCCGGCGCGCGGCGGCGGGCTGGGCGAGCCGCAGGTGACCGAGCGGGTGGTGAACACGATCCTCGCCGAGATGGACGGGTTGGAGGAGCTGCAATCGGTCGTGGTGATCGGTGCGACCAACCGCCCCAATCTGGTCGACCCGGCGTTGCTGCGTCCGGGGCGGTTCGACGAGCTGATCTACGTCGGCTTGCCGAGCACGGCGGGACGGCGGCGGATCCTCGACATCCAGACGCAGAAGATGCCGCTGGCGCCGGACGTCGATCTGGATGCGGTGGCAACGCGTGCGGAGCGCTTCACCGGCGCGGATCTGGAGGACGTGGTGCGCCGCGCCGGCCTGATCGCGCTGCGCGAGTCGCTCGACACGCGCGAGGTGCGGATGGCGCATTTCGAGCGTGCGCTGGAGGAGAGCCGCGCGAGCGTGACCCCGGAGGTCGAGCGCGATTACGAGCAGATGGCGGCGCGGCTGAAGCAGGAGGCGAATGCGATCCAGCCGATCGGCTTTATCGCGCCCGGGCAATTGACCGCGCGCCCCGGCGGCAAGCTCGCGTGA
- a CDS encoding LysR substrate-binding domain-containing protein: MRRLPPLTAIEAFVAVARLGSIKAAAQELALSPPALSRRIQTLERFISRPLFDRRHQAMVPNGDGERLLAAIAPALDGMSDAIEGMTSGNDVLRLRLGVLPLYASQRLFPRLGELRAAHPELHLDIDTGGNALARLGEGLDAVIVVARDIDPMLYSERLDRNMVFPIGARALLDGPDALRSPAQMRGHSVLLHRDMPDTYAAWSQAAGLPGMEPVAIDYFDTGVLILEAAAQGLGVAFMHENHFQDANDPRLVRLFDIDVTSPYSYWFACRPRALQTKPVKIFRDWLIRTLREG, encoded by the coding sequence ATGCGCCGCCTGCCGCCCCTTACTGCGATCGAGGCCTTCGTGGCCGTCGCGCGGCTTGGCTCGATCAAGGCCGCCGCGCAGGAGCTGGCCCTGTCGCCGCCCGCACTCAGCCGCCGTATCCAGACGCTAGAACGCTTCATCTCGCGCCCGCTGTTCGACCGGCGGCACCAGGCGATGGTGCCCAACGGCGATGGCGAGCGGCTGCTCGCGGCGATCGCGCCGGCGCTGGACGGCATGTCCGACGCGATCGAGGGGATGACGAGCGGCAACGACGTGCTGCGGCTGCGGCTTGGCGTGCTGCCGCTCTATGCATCGCAGCGGCTGTTCCCGCGGCTGGGCGAGCTGCGCGCGGCGCATCCCGAGCTGCACCTCGACATCGACACCGGTGGCAACGCGCTGGCGCGGCTCGGCGAGGGGCTTGATGCGGTCATCGTCGTGGCCCGCGATATCGACCCGATGCTCTATTCGGAGCGGCTGGACCGCAACATGGTGTTCCCGATCGGCGCACGCGCGTTGCTCGACGGCCCCGACGCGCTGCGTTCGCCGGCGCAGATGCGCGGGCACAGCGTGCTGCTCCATCGCGACATGCCGGATACCTATGCGGCGTGGAGCCAGGCGGCCGGCCTTCCGGGGATGGAACCGGTCGCGATCGACTATTTCGATACCGGCGTGCTGATCCTCGAGGCGGCAGCGCAGGGACTTGGCGTGGCCTTCATGCACGAGAACCATTTCCAGGACGCCAACGACCCGCGGCTGGTGCGGCTGTTCGATATCGACGTGACCAGCCCGTACAGCTACTGGTTCGCGTGCCGGCCGCGTGCATTGCAGACCAAGCCCGTGAAGATCTTCCGCGACTGGTTGATCCGGACGCTCCGCGAGGGATGA
- the mgtE gene encoding magnesium transporter yields MSETELSDAYEDQDDQLDEDDRLKPEFVRAVIDAVQAGDFAEAHTLVEPLHPADVADLFELTPEDCRRDLATAIADLLDADVFAEMNDYVREALIDALDARQVADIASELDTDDAVAIIEDMEPEDQREVLRAMEPDDRAAIEEALSYPEESAGRLMQRDLVAVPEHWTVGDVLDYLRADETLTTDFWEIFVVDPTHEPVGTCSLSWILRTPRSIAIADVMQREQTLIPVDMDQEEVALRFQKYALISAAVVDGSGRLVGMITVDDVVHIIQQEAGEDALRLSGAGEGDINEPIRFTVRTRLTWLLINLPTAMLAATVVGLFDERIARFAVLAQLMGIVSGMGGNAGTQTLAVVVRALATNQLTGSNTLRMIGRELRIAASNGAGLGLIVGAGSYLWFGNTALALVFALALFINNIVAGLAGVLVPVTLDRYDIDPAVASSVFVTTCTDSLGFFTFLGLAALWGLGG; encoded by the coding sequence ATGAGCGAGACCGAGCTGTCCGACGCGTATGAGGATCAGGACGACCAGCTGGACGAGGACGACCGGCTGAAACCGGAGTTCGTCCGTGCGGTGATCGACGCCGTTCAGGCCGGCGACTTCGCCGAGGCGCATACGCTGGTGGAGCCGCTCCACCCCGCCGACGTCGCCGACCTGTTCGAGCTGACGCCCGAGGATTGCCGCCGCGATCTCGCCACCGCGATCGCCGACCTGCTCGACGCCGACGTCTTCGCGGAAATGAACGACTATGTCCGTGAGGCGCTGATCGACGCGCTCGACGCGCGACAGGTCGCGGACATCGCCAGCGAACTCGATACCGACGACGCGGTCGCGATCATCGAGGACATGGAGCCGGAGGACCAGCGCGAGGTCCTGCGCGCGATGGAGCCCGACGATCGCGCCGCGATCGAGGAGGCGCTGTCCTACCCCGAGGAATCCGCCGGTCGCCTGATGCAGCGCGATCTGGTCGCGGTGCCCGAACATTGGACGGTCGGCGACGTGCTCGACTATCTGCGCGCCGACGAGACGCTGACCACCGATTTCTGGGAAATCTTCGTCGTCGATCCCACGCACGAGCCGGTCGGCACCTGCTCGCTCAGCTGGATCCTGCGTACCCCGCGCAGCATCGCGATCGCCGACGTCATGCAGCGCGAACAGACGCTGATCCCGGTCGACATGGACCAGGAGGAGGTCGCGCTCCGCTTCCAGAAATATGCGCTGATCTCCGCGGCCGTGGTCGACGGGTCCGGGCGGCTGGTCGGCATGATCACCGTCGACGACGTCGTCCACATCATCCAGCAGGAAGCGGGCGAGGACGCACTGCGGCTGTCGGGCGCAGGCGAAGGCGACATCAACGAGCCGATCCGCTTCACCGTGCGCACGCGGCTGACGTGGTTGCTGATCAACCTGCCCACCGCGATGCTGGCGGCGACCGTCGTCGGGCTGTTCGACGAACGGATCGCGCGGTTCGCGGTACTGGCGCAATTGATGGGGATCGTCAGCGGGATGGGCGGCAACGCCGGTACGCAGACGCTGGCCGTCGTCGTTCGCGCGCTCGCCACCAACCAGCTGACCGGCTCGAACACGCTGCGCATGATCGGGCGCGAGCTGCGCATCGCGGCGAGTAACGGTGCCGGGCTCGGACTGATAGTCGGCGCCGGATCCTATCTGTGGTTCGGCAACACCGCGCTGGCGCTGGTCTTCGCTTTGGCGCTGTTCATCAACAACATCGTCGCCGGACTGGCGGGCGTTCTGGTTCCCGTGACGCTGGATCGCTACGACATCGATCCGGCGGTCGCCTCGTCGGTGTTCGTGACGACCTGCACCGATTCGCTGGGCTTCTTCACCTTCCTGGGCCTCGCAGCACTCTGGGGCCTGGGCGGGTAG